Proteins found in one Methylobacterium sp. CB376 genomic segment:
- a CDS encoding phasin family protein, which translates to MASQNPIEIPAQLRDFAEKSVSQVQQAVTAFFQNTRRANETVQSSFKNAQLPVSVAYTRSLDFAEQNANAAFEATQKVVRARGLQEAGKIQAEYVRAQLEAFQVQAKELYSVAKAA; encoded by the coding sequence ATGGCAAGCCAGAACCCCATCGAGATCCCTGCCCAGCTGCGCGACTTCGCCGAGAAGAGCGTGTCGCAGGTCCAGCAGGCCGTCACCGCCTTCTTCCAGAACACCCGCAGGGCGAACGAGACCGTCCAGTCCTCGTTCAAGAACGCCCAGCTCCCGGTCAGCGTGGCTTACACCCGCAGCCTCGATTTCGCTGAGCAGAACGCCAACGCTGCCTTCGAGGCCACCCAGAAGGTCGTCCGCGCCCGCGGTCTGCAAGAGGCCGGCAAGATCCAGGCGGAGTACGTCCGCGCTCAGCTCGAGGCTTTCCAGGTCCAGGCCAAGGAACTCTATTCCGTCGCTAAGGCTGCGTAA
- a CDS encoding zinc-dependent alcohol dehydrogenase family protein has protein sequence MSSPATMRAAVVESHGAPFRIATISRPEPGPGQVLVRVAASGVNPLDLKIHAGTAAHARHPLPAILGLDMAGTVEAVGPGVSGMRVGDEVYGMTGGVGGHQGSLAEYQVADANLLAPKPANLSMREAASLPLVAITAWEGLVDRARVGSGQLVLVHGGAGGVGQAAVQIARAFGAEVFATGSGVNRSVITRLGATFIDYRSETVADYVERHTAGRGFDLVYDTVGGATLDASFEAVRRFGHVVSALGWGKHALAPLSFKAGTYSGVFTLLPLLTGEGRAQHGEILRAVTQFVEAGRISPRLDAHVFEFDMIDAAYRAVATGASNGKVVVSMDRAAPLGPR, from the coding sequence ATGAGCTCACCCGCCACCATGAGAGCAGCCGTGGTCGAGAGCCACGGGGCGCCGTTCCGCATCGCCACGATCAGCCGGCCCGAGCCCGGCCCGGGCCAAGTCCTGGTGCGTGTCGCGGCCAGTGGCGTGAACCCGCTGGACCTCAAGATCCACGCGGGGACGGCCGCGCATGCGCGTCATCCCCTGCCGGCCATCCTCGGCCTCGACATGGCGGGGACGGTCGAGGCGGTCGGGCCGGGTGTGTCCGGCATGCGGGTCGGGGACGAGGTCTACGGCATGACGGGCGGCGTCGGTGGCCACCAGGGCTCGCTGGCCGAGTACCAGGTGGCGGATGCGAACCTTCTCGCCCCAAAGCCCGCGAACCTGAGCATGCGCGAGGCCGCGTCCCTGCCGCTCGTCGCGATCACGGCCTGGGAAGGTCTCGTCGATCGGGCCCGTGTCGGCTCCGGTCAGCTTGTCTTGGTGCACGGGGGTGCCGGCGGGGTCGGGCAGGCCGCCGTGCAGATCGCGCGGGCGTTCGGGGCGGAGGTGTTCGCGACCGGATCCGGCGTGAATCGGTCAGTGATCACGCGGCTGGGCGCGACCTTCATCGATTACCGAAGCGAGACCGTTGCCGACTACGTCGAACGACACACGGCCGGAAGAGGGTTCGATCTGGTTTACGACACCGTGGGTGGCGCGACGCTCGACGCATCCTTCGAGGCGGTCCGGCGCTTCGGCCACGTGGTCAGCGCGCTGGGCTGGGGCAAACACGCCCTGGCGCCCCTTTCCTTCAAAGCCGGCACCTACTCGGGGGTTTTCACGCTTCTGCCGCTGCTCACGGGGGAGGGCCGAGCGCAGCACGGTGAGATCTTGCGCGCGGTGACACAGTTCGTCGAGGCCGGCCGGATTTCCCCTCGTCTCGACGCCCATGTCTTCGAATTTGACATGATCGACGCGGCGTACCGCGCGGTTGCGACGGGTGCCTCGAACGGCAAGGTCGTGGTGAGCATGGATCGTGCTGCCCCGCTCGGCCCTCGGTGA
- a CDS encoding LysR family transcriptional regulator has product MIEWSDLRIFLAIARAGTLGAGARAVGSTQPTMGRRLRALEAAIGHALFQRTADGFVLTDEGEVLLAHAERMEEEALAIERQLAGRPGTLAGSLRLSSSDWFGRTLLAPALATFGHHHPDVEIELLTDARLYSLPRREADLVFRITRFDEPEVISRRLLTVRYGVYGARGTTLPVAGDGSGTRTITMDAAFAEMPDAVWLRRMLPNARVAFRSNNREVQAQLCREGAGVAVLPRPLGDATPGLVALDLGEAPPCRDTFVGYHRDLRRLGRLRALLDHLLDRLAG; this is encoded by the coding sequence GTGATCGAGTGGAGCGACTTGCGGATCTTCCTCGCGATCGCCCGGGCCGGCACGCTCGGTGCGGGCGCCCGCGCGGTCGGGAGCACTCAGCCCACCATGGGCCGGCGCCTTCGCGCGCTCGAAGCCGCGATCGGTCATGCCTTGTTCCAGCGCACGGCGGACGGGTTCGTGCTGACCGACGAGGGCGAGGTTCTGCTCGCCCATGCCGAGCGCATGGAGGAGGAGGCGCTCGCCATCGAGCGGCAACTCGCCGGTCGGCCCGGGACGCTCGCGGGTTCGCTTCGCTTGTCATCGTCGGATTGGTTCGGCAGAACCTTGCTGGCACCGGCCCTGGCCACGTTCGGGCACCACCACCCGGACGTGGAGATCGAGTTGCTGACGGATGCGCGGCTCTACAGCCTCCCGCGGCGGGAAGCTGACCTCGTGTTCCGAATCACCCGGTTCGACGAGCCCGAGGTGATCTCGCGCCGCCTGCTGACGGTCCGCTACGGGGTCTACGGAGCACGCGGCACGACACTGCCGGTTGCGGGGGACGGCTCCGGCACGCGGACCATCACGATGGACGCGGCGTTCGCTGAGATGCCCGACGCGGTGTGGCTCCGGCGAATGCTGCCGAATGCGCGAGTCGCGTTCCGCAGCAACAACCGCGAGGTCCAGGCGCAGCTGTGCCGAGAAGGAGCGGGCGTCGCTGTCCTGCCGCGCCCGCTCGGTGACGCCACTCCCGGTCTCGTCGCGCTCGACTTGGGCGAGGCGCCGCCGTGCCGCGACACGTTCGTGGGCTACCACCGCGATCTGAGGCGGCTCGGGCGGCTGCGAGCGCTGCTCGATCACCTGCTCGACCGGCTGGCGGGCTGA
- a CDS encoding DUF302 domain-containing protein: MMAMSMRSTAVAVTFISFLTGARAMAEDGLVTLRSAFGPAETMARLEAAVKARGMIVFAHIDHAAAATGAGMALRPTDLLIFGAAKGGTPLMQSMQTIGIDLPLKALVWQDETGTTFLTYNEPAYLARRHGLGASVDAVVGAMSSALEEIATSTTSD; the protein is encoded by the coding sequence ATGATGGCTATGTCAATGCGGAGCACTGCCGTCGCGGTGACCTTCATATCCTTCCTGACTGGAGCGCGCGCAATGGCCGAGGATGGACTTGTCACGCTGAGGAGTGCCTTCGGACCGGCCGAGACGATGGCCCGACTTGAGGCAGCGGTGAAGGCCAGGGGGATGATCGTCTTCGCCCATATCGACCACGCGGCCGCCGCGACCGGCGCTGGCATGGCTCTTCGTCCCACCGATCTGTTGATCTTCGGCGCGGCCAAGGGAGGCACGCCGCTGATGCAGTCCATGCAGACGATCGGGATAGACCTTCCGCTCAAGGCTCTGGTCTGGCAGGATGAGACCGGGACGACGTTCCTCACGTACAATGAACCTGCGTACTTGGCCCGCCGCCACGGGCTTGGCGCTTCCGTGGACGCGGTCGTTGGCGCGATGTCGAGCGCGCTGGAGGAGATCGCGACGTCGACCACATCCGATTGA
- a CDS encoding dodecin — translation MSEHIYKVIELVGSSKVSIEDAIQQAIERASQTVRNLRWFEVLETRGQIEGGKVQHYQVTLKVGFTMEKA, via the coding sequence ATGTCTGAGCACATCTACAAGGTCATCGAGCTCGTGGGGTCGTCCAAGGTATCGATTGAAGACGCGATCCAGCAGGCCATCGAGCGCGCAAGCCAGACGGTGCGCAACTTGCGATGGTTTGAAGTGCTGGAGACCCGTGGCCAGATCGAAGGCGGTAAGGTGCAGCACTACCAGGTCACGCTGAAGGTCGGCTTCACCATGGAAAAGGCTTGA
- a CDS encoding methyl-accepting chemotaxis protein has product MPHLSDIKILPKLSSVIALIGLIVGGCVWYAQSRMTRIDDAYSLFIVREARAAATARLINQQLFELNYWVYRLIAETEEPQIKAADRGFDAVLPRLRKALADLREEAPSFAERVQAQAARVETFVTAVEEVRRLGAHNRDADALGMVHSAIDPTFSGVVRDAVKLRQDIADYMERGSNDLTAQTNATRRSLMAFSALGVVVGIVAAMLMAVFGITRPLGRLVAVLQRIAAGEVNAAIPEAGRGDEIGAVGRAVEGIRAMVARKAAEEAEVKRRADAAAAAERRRTMIELADRFERAVGGIVGLVSSSATELQATAQQMTATATETASQSSTVAAAAEEAASNVGTVASAAEELGASVQEIGRRVSGSATLAQHAVAEADKTTALVQALQSTSGRIGDMVGLISGIAGQTNLLALNATIEAARAGAAGRGFAVVAAEVKALAEQTAKATEEIARQIGEVQGVTGQAVGAIGSITGRIREVNAVSASIAAAVEQQGAATQEIVRNVAQASTGTAEVTRTIAGVAQASEETGAAAAQVLASASELSRQSEHLRTEVAGFLATVRAA; this is encoded by the coding sequence ATGCCGCATCTATCCGACATCAAGATCCTGCCCAAGCTCTCCAGCGTCATCGCGCTCATCGGCCTGATCGTCGGTGGCTGCGTCTGGTACGCGCAATCGCGCATGACCCGGATCGATGACGCCTACAGCCTGTTCATCGTGCGCGAGGCGCGCGCGGCGGCGACGGCGCGACTTATCAACCAACAGTTGTTCGAACTCAATTACTGGGTCTATCGCCTCATCGCGGAGACCGAGGAGCCGCAGATCAAGGCCGCCGACCGGGGCTTCGACGCCGTGCTGCCCCGGCTGCGGAAGGCCCTCGCGGATCTGCGTGAGGAGGCGCCGAGCTTCGCCGAGCGCGTCCAGGCGCAGGCTGCCCGCGTCGAGACGTTCGTGACGGCCGTCGAGGAGGTGCGCCGCCTCGGCGCGCATAATCGGGACGCGGATGCCCTGGGCATGGTGCACAGCGCCATCGACCCGACCTTCTCCGGCGTGGTGCGGGATGCCGTCAAGCTGAGGCAGGACATCGCCGATTACATGGAGAGGGGCTCGAACGACCTCACCGCGCAGACCAACGCCACGCGCCGCAGCCTGATGGCGTTCAGCGCGCTCGGCGTGGTGGTCGGCATCGTGGCGGCGATGCTGATGGCGGTGTTCGGCATCACGCGTCCGCTGGGCCGCCTCGTCGCGGTGCTGCAGCGGATCGCGGCGGGTGAGGTGAACGCGGCGATCCCGGAGGCCGGCCGCGGCGACGAGATCGGCGCGGTCGGCAGGGCGGTCGAGGGCATCAGGGCCATGGTCGCCCGCAAGGCCGCCGAGGAGGCCGAGGTCAAGCGGCGCGCCGACGCGGCTGCGGCGGCCGAACGCCGGCGCACGATGATCGAGCTGGCCGACCGCTTCGAGCGGGCGGTGGGCGGCATCGTGGGCCTGGTCTCGTCCTCGGCGACCGAGCTGCAGGCGACCGCTCAGCAGATGACGGCCACCGCGACGGAGACGGCGAGCCAGTCCAGCACGGTGGCGGCCGCGGCGGAGGAGGCCGCCTCCAACGTCGGCACGGTGGCGAGCGCGGCCGAGGAGCTCGGCGCCTCCGTGCAGGAGATCGGCCGCCGGGTCAGCGGCTCGGCCACCCTGGCGCAGCACGCGGTGGCGGAGGCGGACAAGACCACCGCGCTCGTCCAGGCGCTGCAATCCACCTCGGGCAGGATCGGCGACATGGTGGGCCTGATCTCGGGCATCGCCGGCCAGACCAACCTGCTGGCGCTCAACGCGACGATCGAGGCGGCGCGGGCCGGCGCGGCGGGCCGCGGCTTCGCGGTGGTCGCCGCCGAGGTGAAGGCGCTGGCCGAGCAGACCGCCAAGGCGACGGAGGAGATTGCGCGTCAGATCGGCGAGGTGCAGGGCGTGACCGGGCAGGCGGTCGGCGCCATCGGGTCGATCACCGGCCGGATCCGGGAGGTCAACGCGGTCTCGGCGAGCATCGCGGCGGCGGTCGAGCAGCAGGGTGCGGCCACGCAGGAGATCGTGCGCAACGTGGCCCAGGCCTCGACCGGCACGGCCGAGGTGACGCGCACCATCGCGGGCGTGGCCCAGGCCTCCGAGGAGACGGGCGCCGCCGCCGCCCAGGTTCTCGCCTCGGCCTCCGAGCTGTCGCGCCAGTCCGAGCATCTCCGGACCGAGGTCGCCGGCTTCCTCGCGACCGTCCGGGCGGCCTGA
- a CDS encoding carboxymuconolactone decarboxylase family protein, with translation MIRRLPALALALAPALAFAADRLPTIPPDQYTPEQRKAAEEFEAARKVKVFGPFEPLMHSPEVMTLTRQMGDYLRYKPKIGTTLSELVILINARHWSQDYEWYVHAPIARKVGIAPEIIEAIRDGRRPEGLSADEAIVYDFTTELQQNKRVSDATFARAESRFGKAGVVDLAAISGYYTFLAMELNAARYGLPPDGTPLPRLPE, from the coding sequence ATGATCCGCCGTCTCCCCGCCCTCGCTCTCGCCCTCGCCCCGGCCCTGGCCTTCGCGGCGGACCGCCTGCCGACCATCCCGCCCGACCAGTACACGCCCGAGCAGAGGAAGGCCGCCGAGGAGTTCGAGGCGGCCCGCAAGGTCAAGGTCTTCGGTCCCTTCGAGCCGCTCATGCACTCGCCCGAGGTGATGACGCTCACGCGCCAGATGGGCGACTACCTGCGCTACAAGCCGAAGATCGGGACCACGCTGTCCGAACTGGTGATCCTGATCAACGCGCGGCACTGGTCGCAGGACTACGAGTGGTACGTCCACGCCCCGATCGCCCGGAAGGTCGGCATCGCGCCGGAGATCATCGAGGCGATCCGCGACGGGCGCCGCCCGGAGGGCCTGAGCGCCGACGAGGCGATCGTCTACGACTTCACCACCGAGCTCCAGCAGAACAAGCGGGTGTCGGACGCGACCTTCGCGCGGGCGGAGAGCCGCTTCGGCAAGGCGGGCGTGGTCGATCTCGCGGCGATCAGCGGCTACTACACCTTCCTGGCCATGGAGCTGAACGCCGCCCGCTACGGCCTGCCGCCGGATGGGACGCCCCTCCCGCGGCTGCCGGAATGA
- a CDS encoding nucleoside phosphorylase: MSAPPPRPLPPILRDKHPEAASAFTPQSLLREARRQRRIPDAPVPEVCILDPDGDVVRHLRAAGRARPVEGWACYHSEMDRFEQGGRAFGIVGCAVGAPYAVLVAEQMFASGCRLLISITSSGQITALRPPPYFILIERALRDEGTSYHYLPAGDFAQADPALVASVGAGLAEVGEPIERGATWTTDAPYRETAEAIAAARAAGLLAVEMEAAALYAFAAARRRAVLCFAHVTNRMGQAGDFEKGEADGAPTSLALAQAVAEAWARSRAPRPG; this comes from the coding sequence ATGAGTGCTCCGCCCCCTCGCCCCCTGCCGCCGATCCTCCGCGACAAGCACCCGGAGGCGGCGTCCGCGTTCACGCCGCAGAGCCTGCTGCGCGAGGCGCGCCGGCAGCGGCGCATCCCCGACGCGCCCGTGCCGGAGGTCTGCATCCTGGACCCGGACGGCGACGTCGTCCGCCACCTGCGCGCCGCCGGCAGGGCCCGGCCCGTCGAGGGCTGGGCCTGCTACCACTCGGAGATGGACCGCTTCGAGCAGGGCGGTCGCGCGTTCGGCATCGTCGGCTGCGCGGTGGGCGCGCCCTACGCCGTGCTGGTGGCCGAGCAGATGTTCGCCTCCGGCTGCCGCCTGCTCATCAGCATCACCTCGTCGGGTCAGATCACGGCGCTGCGGCCGCCGCCGTACTTCATCCTGATCGAGCGCGCGCTGCGCGACGAGGGCACGAGCTACCACTACCTGCCGGCCGGCGACTTCGCGCAGGCCGACCCGGCCCTGGTGGCGTCGGTCGGGGCGGGGCTGGCGGAGGTGGGCGAGCCGATCGAGCGCGGCGCCACCTGGACGACCGACGCGCCCTACCGCGAGACCGCCGAGGCCATCGCGGCGGCCCGGGCGGCGGGCCTCCTGGCGGTCGAGATGGAGGCGGCCGCGCTCTACGCCTTCGCCGCGGCGCGCCGCCGCGCCGTGCTCTGCTTCGCGCACGTGACCAACCGGATGGGCCAGGCGGGCGACTTCGAGAAGGGCGAGGCGGACGGCGCCCCGACCTCCCTGGCCCTCGCGCAGGCCGTCGCGGAGGCCTGGGCGCGGTCGCGCGCGCCCAGGCCCGGATAG
- a CDS encoding acyltransferase family protein: protein MRKSPGMKIRPADMTHHSPYPVKISDNKKLVSIQYLRACAALAVIVYHNFQGRLYGVAHYGQYGVDLFFVISGFLMMYLTEKETVTPSRFAADRLARIVPTYWVATSAWFLLTVYDDTFVYNPDASLSHFVLSLLFIANPSESGRVYPTLYLGWILNYEMFFYTIFALILAISRTFRFEILAVVLVSLVVTGLTWSTNAGVSQFYTNPILLEFLSGAALGRFLGMDARSRPPAAQVLAVLLAAAGLLLFSAFDHRLRWGAGSTIVLAGALMLERSRAVVFLRPLFQIGNASYSIYLFQDFGIYIVRSIQSAFHALDDESSILHKTFPVLLCLSSLAGGLLAYRLVEKPATRGARRVLSRMIRDPVRIGR, encoded by the coding sequence ATGAGAAAGTCACCCGGCATGAAAATCCGGCCCGCCGACATGACACACCATTCGCCATATCCCGTGAAAATCTCTGACAATAAGAAACTTGTCTCCATACAATATCTGCGCGCTTGTGCTGCGCTCGCGGTGATCGTCTATCACAATTTTCAAGGACGACTTTACGGCGTAGCCCATTATGGTCAATACGGCGTGGATCTGTTTTTCGTGATAAGCGGCTTTTTGATGATGTACCTCACGGAAAAGGAAACCGTCACACCGTCGCGCTTCGCGGCGGACCGCCTGGCCAGGATCGTCCCGACATACTGGGTCGCGACTTCCGCTTGGTTTCTCCTCACAGTCTACGACGACACGTTCGTCTATAACCCTGATGCAAGCCTTTCACATTTCGTATTGTCACTGCTATTTATTGCAAACCCGAGCGAGAGCGGCAGAGTTTATCCGACCCTGTACCTGGGCTGGATCCTCAATTACGAGATGTTTTTCTATACGATCTTCGCGCTCATTCTCGCAATCAGCAGAACATTCCGTTTCGAGATCCTGGCGGTCGTGCTTGTGTCGCTGGTGGTGACTGGATTAACGTGGAGTACGAATGCTGGCGTATCTCAGTTTTACACGAACCCCATTCTGCTCGAATTCCTCTCGGGCGCCGCACTCGGACGGTTCCTGGGGATGGATGCGCGATCGCGGCCTCCCGCCGCGCAGGTCCTCGCCGTTCTCCTGGCGGCCGCCGGTCTCCTGCTCTTCTCGGCCTTCGATCACCGCTTGCGATGGGGTGCCGGGTCCACCATCGTGCTGGCCGGCGCGCTCATGCTCGAGCGGTCCAGAGCTGTCGTCTTCCTTCGCCCTCTCTTTCAGATCGGGAACGCGTCCTATTCCATATATCTCTTCCAGGATTTCGGTATCTACATCGTAAGATCCATCCAAAGCGCCTTCCACGCGCTGGATGACGAGTCTTCGATTCTCCATAAGACATTTCCCGTCCTCTTATGCCTGTCGAGCCTGGCAGGCGGGCTCCTCGCCTATCGTCTCGTCGAGAAACCTGCCACGCGCGGGGCGAGGCGGGTCCTGTCACGCATGATCCGCGATCCGGTGAGGATCGGGCGGTGA
- a CDS encoding DEAD/DEAH box helicase family protein: MSADPPPLFVPRPHQREGRDAILAHRAAGRPGFLLGDMTGLGKTLTAWSALAAMPEREILIVCPKGGLPQWRRTIAGSGLPAKSVTLINYERTKSLFLPPPDSTRRSTRARNNELAREGRPKRAWPLVVFDEAHRLRNPYAQQSMACRQLADQAAFAIYMSATAGQAPHELFYLGRLLGRAAGREVASLADFRALMRALGIGRARGRWTNWSWTPNPRDRAVMADLLYRGRDAIGLRRRPADIAGWPEAQRELAPTALGPEERRLYDASWREFRRAFGLLGGATRRPAGWAADLRFRQKASLLRVAGTAAFAGDLLEAGEQVALSVAFLETSALLAETLRGQRWRVGEINGERPAEANEATRLDFQRGLLDALVFTVTESISLHRHELPGGERPRALVVHDMRHSAIQLQQIEGRCHRDGQHAVIYYAYAEDTVEERIAATAVARMAAMDGMAGDDTAMADALAAVLAEAAARAER, from the coding sequence ATGTCAGCCGATCCCCCTCCCCTGTTCGTGCCCCGCCCGCACCAGCGCGAGGGGCGCGACGCGATCCTGGCCCACCGCGCCGCGGGCCGCCCGGGCTTCCTCCTCGGCGACATGACCGGCCTCGGCAAGACGCTGACCGCGTGGTCCGCCCTGGCCGCCATGCCCGAGCGCGAGATCCTGATCGTCTGCCCCAAGGGCGGCCTGCCGCAATGGCGCCGCACCATCGCGGGCAGCGGCCTGCCCGCCAAGAGCGTGACGCTGATCAACTACGAGCGCACCAAGTCGCTGTTCCTGCCGCCGCCGGACAGCACCCGGCGCTCGACCCGCGCCCGCAACAACGAACTCGCCCGCGAGGGGCGCCCCAAGCGGGCCTGGCCGCTGGTGGTGTTCGACGAGGCCCACCGGCTGCGCAACCCCTACGCCCAGCAGAGCATGGCCTGCCGCCAGCTCGCCGACCAGGCGGCGTTCGCGATCTACATGAGCGCCACGGCCGGGCAGGCGCCGCACGAGCTGTTCTATCTCGGGCGCCTGCTCGGGCGGGCGGCGGGCCGGGAGGTGGCGTCCCTGGCCGATTTCCGCGCCCTGATGCGCGCGCTCGGGATCGGGCGCGCCAGGGGGCGCTGGACGAACTGGAGCTGGACGCCGAACCCGCGCGACCGCGCCGTGATGGCCGACCTGCTCTACCGGGGCCGCGACGCGATCGGCCTGCGCCGCCGCCCGGCGGACATCGCGGGCTGGCCGGAGGCGCAGCGCGAACTCGCCCCGACTGCGCTCGGCCCGGAGGAGCGCCGCCTCTACGACGCGTCCTGGCGCGAGTTCCGGCGCGCGTTCGGGCTCCTCGGCGGCGCGACGCGGCGCCCGGCGGGCTGGGCGGCGGACCTGCGCTTCCGCCAGAAGGCGAGCCTGCTGCGGGTCGCGGGCACCGCCGCCTTCGCGGGCGACCTGCTGGAGGCCGGCGAGCAGGTCGCCCTCTCGGTCGCCTTCCTGGAGACGTCGGCCCTGCTCGCCGAGACCCTGCGCGGGCAGCGCTGGCGGGTCGGCGAGATCAACGGGGAGCGCCCGGCCGAGGCGAACGAGGCGACCCGGCTCGACTTCCAGCGCGGCCTGCTCGACGCTCTCGTGTTCACGGTCACGGAATCGATCTCGCTGCACCGGCACGAACTGCCCGGCGGCGAGCGCCCGCGCGCGCTCGTGGTGCACGACATGCGCCACAGCGCGATCCAGCTGCAGCAGATCGAGGGACGCTGCCACCGCGACGGCCAGCACGCGGTGATCTACTACGCCTACGCCGAGGACACGGTCGAGGAGCGGATCGCCGCGACGGCGGTCGCCCGCATGGCGGCGATGGACGGGATGGCCGGCGACGACACCGCCATGGCGGACGCGCTCGCGGCGGTCCTGGCGGAGGCGGCCGCGCGCGCGGAGCGCTGA
- a CDS encoding helix-turn-helix domain-containing protein: MYAHHQRLDSEEVQELRREGGRYLKELREARGLSQRQLAALVGAEYYTFISQLETGRGRIPPDRYRAWAEALEVDVRHFVRSLMRFYDPMTHDILFGAEAPRP; the protein is encoded by the coding sequence GTGTATGCTCACCATCAGCGTCTGGACTCCGAGGAGGTCCAGGAACTGCGCCGGGAAGGCGGCCGCTACCTCAAGGAGCTGAGGGAGGCGCGCGGCCTCTCGCAGCGGCAGCTCGCGGCGCTGGTCGGTGCCGAGTACTACACCTTCATCTCCCAGCTGGAGACCGGCCGGGGCCGCATCCCCCCGGACCGCTACCGGGCCTGGGCCGAGGCGCTGGAGGTCGACGTCCGGCACTTCGTGCGGTCCTTGATGCGGTTCTACGACCCGATGACGCACGACATCCTGTTCGGGGCGGAGGCGCCGCGGCCCTGA